The genomic interval CGACCCCGCCTCTCAGCCTTTATCGCTGGAGGTAAAAACATCCCCGCGCAGGAATGCGCTCAGGTCAAGCGCACCGAGCCGGGCCTGCTCACGCGCAGGCCGAGACTGTTGTCGTGTCAGATCCAAAGGCGTGTCGTGATCGACCGAAGACGCAGTGGTCGGAGCGTTGGGAGAATGCGTAGAAACAGATGCTGCAGTCGGCATGCTTCCTGGCTTGGCCTTTGGCAAAGCACCTGCCAGGCTATCTTCAAAAGCATCAACAACAACATCCGTTGTTGCAGGTTTACTCCGCGGCAAAGCCATACCATCTACTTCAGTCGCAGTTTCAGGTGCCACTGTAGTGTCTGATGCCTGAGTATAAATGCGGCTGGCAATCACACCATTGCTGGCGGATGCGGCCTCGATCGCCTGTTGACCGTCATCACCCGTCACAAACCGCGAAGCGCGCACCTGCGAGGATACCGAGTTATCAGGCAGATAGCTCAACCCATAGCGAGACGGCAGCGCGCGTTGCAAAGGCTGGGAGAAAAAGGCCTCAAGCGAATCCTGACTATCACTGATAATGGCCTTGTCATTGCTCGCCTGTTGCAGATCCACTACATGCTGGGTCTGAATGGTCGGCGTTTCAGGGCTGCGGGTCAATTGTGCCTGTTTGGTGGATTCCTTGGCAGTGAACAGATTGCCCAGGCCCAGCATATCCAGAAGGCCTTTCTTCTCCTGAGGCGCAGAAGCTGGCTCATCAGACACAGTTGAAACAAGATCACTATAAACCTCAGACACGCTTTTGGCATTGCCCTGACGATCATAGAAGACATTCTTGTTAGCCTCTGCCTGAGCAGGAAAGTAAGCAGCCGCTGGCTTGTCAGGCGTTTCTTCAGCCATAGTGATCAGCTTGCTGCTTCCCTGCGCTCCCAGAAAGTGCGCCGCATACAGCTCGCCCTGCGAAGGCGTTCTGTTCAACTGCTCGGCCAACTGCTCCCTGTTGCTTTGCGCATAAGCACCCGCCATCATCGCCGACACATTCGGATCATTCCGCATATCGAGAATCTGCTGCCGCATGTCGGGATCACGCACATAATACTTGTCGCCGACTTGGGAGATCTGCGAAGCCACATCGCCGAGCCCCAGCTCCGGCCCTGCTTCCTTCATCGTTTCCAGCCAGGTCTGCTCGACGAACTGGAAAAGACCAGAGGCTGATGATGTTGGCGCTTCGGCAGACGTGTTGAAATTGCTCTCACGCTTTGCCGTATTCAGCAGGAATTCAAAGTCCGTGCCTGTGGTCCGGCTCGCCTCCTCAAAGGCAGCCTGAAATCTGATCGAATTGTTGAACGAAACAGAATTGGCCAAAGCGCTCTCCAAAGCGATGAACTTAAAATGGGGTCTGCGACAAAACGCACCCGGATTAATGCCCACTCACCCCCCGAAAAGATTCGGGCCGGTTAGTCTTAGTTAACCATTCTTTTACCAAATAGTTAACAGAATCTTAATTTATAAATCGAGACGTAAATGCACGCACCGAGAAATAAGGAGGCCAATCGGCCATAAAGAGCAAATCAGCTTATGTCTAAAAGCGACACCCACTCGCCCTCACATGGCTCAGCCTCCCTCGATCTGACACGGGAACGCTACATTAAGAATCACTATTATACGATATACTTCAATAAAGTAACGGAATTCCCTGAATCATTTCGACAACAAGTTGAATCAATATACCAACAGGATGAATCAAAATCTCAACCAGCCATTTTTTCGTCCGGACAGGCTTGATTGGAAGCAACCCACTCCCAAAACCCCTAGCGATTTAACGGCCAGGATCGTCACCACCCAAAGCTTGAAAAACAAAAATTTATTGCAAAATGCAAGAATGCCCATACGCACAAAACACCCCTCAACCGGAAAGACATGCTTCAGGACGGACAACTTTATCCAGTACCGCCCTCAAAATACCACGGTTTTTGAATTCCCTAAGCCGCAGGCAAATGCTAAACATCGGCGTTAACAGAGCTTGAGACTCACCCCTTTTTTGGGCGTTTCCGATTAAGAGCAAAGCAAGGAAAGATCAGTGATAAGCATAAAAGCAACCGGTCAACGGCTTCTCGGTTTATTTTTGAGCCTTTGCACAGCACTCTTCATTGCCACCATTGCCCTACCCAGCCTTGAGGCCCACGCCCAATCAGCACAGGCCCCGCTTGATCTGGGAACAGTTATCCAGAAGGGCACGCCCCGACAAGCTCCGGTTTATCTCAAGCTCCCGGAAACCGTCCCCATCCCTCAAGCCAATCCGCTCAAGAATGGCAATCAGGACGCCACACCGAAGGCTGCTGACCAGCAAGAGACAGCCGCAGATCAGACTGAAAATCAGACAGGCACAGAAACACAAGACGGCACCACGCCAACAGAGACGCCCCTGAGCTCTGAGACTACTCCCGCATCCATAGCCGAAGCTCTGCCGGAAGAAGATAATACACCAGAGATCGAGCCGGGCGGCATTGCACGTCTTCAACTGACAGCCCTCCTTTCCGATGACGGTCAGGTGCTGCAAAGAGGCGTCAACTGGCGCATATTTGGAACAGAAAAAGACGAGCAGGACCAATTGCCGATGCTGCATAACGTGGACGGTGGCCCGCAGGATGTAGATCTGGAACCGGGCAGCTATATCGTTTATGCAGGATATGGCTATGCCAATCTGACCAAACGGGTCATCCTGCCCAAGGCTGGCGACTATAACGAAAGCTTCAATCTGCATGCAGGCGCCATGCGGCTCAATGCCGTTGCGGCAGGCGATATCGCGCTCGACAACGCAATTCTGAAATTCGACATCTATACCAGCGAAGATTCGGACACCAACTCCCACACGCTGCTGGTCAAGAATGTAAAGCCGAACCATGTCGTCAAACTCAGTCAGGGCATTTATCACGTCGTGTCCAACTATGGCACAGCAAATGCCAAGGTGCGCGGCGATGTCGAGATCACCGAAGGCAAGCTGATCAACGTGACCATGATCCACAATGCGGCAAAGGTTACCTTGAGGCTTGTTTCAGAGCCCGGCGGTGAAGCATTGGCCAACACCATTTGGACGGTTTTCACGCCCGGCGGTGACGTGGTCAAACGGGCCATTGGCGCCTTCCCGACCCTAGCTCTTGCGGCAGGTGACTATACCGCCATCGCCAAACAGGGCAATGAAGTCTACAACCGCGATTTCTCGGTCACCTCCGGTCTTAATCGTGACATTGAAGTTCTGTCCACCGCACAGTAAGGCCTTAGCAGAAGGACGCTTCAGCCATCGCACATTTGACTGAAAGCCCGCCCCCAAACCCGACCAGCACCCTGTCTGCGACACCAAGGATTGTGGCGCTACCAGAGAACGAAAGCCTCTGGTATCGCATGAAGCAGATTGCCTGCCCGTGGCTACGCTTCAACCCGCATGTCCCTCCCGGCCCCATCCGAGGGGACGCATGGGGAGAACCAACCTTCACAACCAACCTCTCCTTTGACGCAGAGTTTGACGGCCTCGCAGTGACCTGCCACATCTCCTACCATTTCGATCCCGCTTGCTGCTTCGACATCCTGATTGACACCAAAGAAGGGTACCATCTCTACGCCTTCGAAACGCGCGCCTATAGCCTGCGCTATGCCTTGGCCCATCTTGCCTTGAACGCCAGAACACAGCGCATCGCATTGCCCCTAGCAGGGCTCAACCCGCGTGCGAAATGGCTTTCAAAAGAGAGAGATTGCGTCGAGATTTCCTTAGAGAAAGCCGCCCCCATCCATGCCTGCACGCCTTATCCAGCCGAACAGCCAGATTGAATCAGATCTTTATCGAATAGCTCCAACCGCCTGGAGAGACTCAACAAAAGACCACAGTTAAAGTCAGACTTTTCTTGAATCACTTTCTCAACACAGCAAAGAAAAAGGCGGCACCACACCGGCACCGCCTTTTTGTAATTGTCAGCATCAAGAAGCAGACTATTCAGCCGCTTCCGCTTTTGCCGCTTCCATGGCACGGCGAAGATCTGGAGCAATCGCTTCATCAACAAGCGACGCGATAGCTTCCCCCAGAGGCATAGACGTCTGATGCTTGGAGCCAAGACGACGGATCGATACGCTCTGCTCTTCTTCTTCCTTCTTGCCACAAACGAGAAGCGCAGGAACCTTGGCCAGTGAATGCTCACGAACCTTGTAGTTGATCTTCTCGTTGCGCAGATCGGTTTCCACGTTAAGACCGGCGGCAGTAAGCTTCTTGGCCACTTCACGCGCATAGTCATCGGCTTCAGACGTAATGGTCGCGACTACAACCTGTAATGGAGCCAGCCAAAGTGGGAAGTGCCCGGCATAATGCTCGATCAGGATACCGGTGAAGCGTTCAAGCGAACCAAACAGGGCGCGGTGGATCATCACAGGATGGACCTTGTTGCCATCGGTATCGATGTAGAAGGCACCAAGACGACCCGGCAGGTTGAGGTCAACCTGAACCGTACCGCACTGCCAGTCACGACCGATGGCGTCACGCAGAACATATTCCAGCTTCGGACCATAGAAGGCACCCTCACCCGGGTTCAGGGTCCATTCCTGACCGGCGGCATCGATTGCCGTTTTCAGAGCATTCTCAGCAGCATCCCAAACGGCATCGGAGCCGACGCGCTTTTCAGGACGGTCGGAGAATTTCACCCGAATGTCGGTAAAGCCGAAATCGTGATAGATCGACATGATCTGCTGATGTAGATCGACACAGACCTCGGTGATCTGGTCCTCACCGCAGAAAACATGGGCATCATCCTGCGTGAAGGAACGCACACGCATCATGCCATGCAAGGCACCAGATGGCTCATAGCGATGCACCTTGCCAAATTCAGCGAGCTTCAGCGGTAAATCACGATAGGATTTGAGACCGTTTTTGAAAATCTGAACGTGGCCCGGGCAGTTCATCGGCTTGCAGCAGAAGATGCGCTCATCAGGAGTCTTGGTGGTGAACATATTCTCACCGAATTTCTCCCAGTGACCTGATTGTTCCCACAGCGTGCGTTCCATCATGTCCGGGCTGTTGACTTCCTTGTAGTCCCAGCTCCTCTGGCGGCGGCGCATATAGGTGATAAGACTCTGGAACAGGGTCCAGCCCTTGTCATGCCAGAAAACCGACCCCGGTGCTTCTTCCTGAAAATGGAACAGGTCCATTTCACGGCCAAGCTTGCGGTGATCGCGTTTTTCCGCTTCTTCCAGACGCGTCAGATAGGCCTTGAGATCTTTCTCACTTGCCCACGCCGTCCCGTAAATGCGGCTCAACATGGCATTGTTGGAATCACCACGCCAATAGGCTCCGGCCACCTTCATCAGTTTGAAGGCTTTGCCGATATGGCCAGTGGAAACCATATGCGGTCCACGGCACAGATCGAGCCATTCGCCCTGACGGTAGATCTTGACGTCTTCCCCTTCAGGAATGGCGTCGACCAGTTCGACCTTGTAGCTTTCTCCCTTGTCGGAGAAATGCTTCTTGGCAACATCACGACTCCACACTTCCTTGGTGAAGGGAGCATTGCGATCGATGATTTCTGCCATTTTCTTTTCGATCAGCTCAAGCTCTTCCGTGGTGAAAGGCTCGTCGCGAGCAAAGTCATAGTAGAAGCCATCGGTGATAACCGGGCCAATGGTGACCTGCGTGCCAGGGAACAATTCCTGCACAGCTTCAGCCATCACATGGGCCGCATCATGGCGGATCAGTTCAAGCGCATCATCGTCAGTACGCGTCACGATCTCGATTTTTGCATCGGCCGCAATCGGATCGGCCAGATCAGCCAATTCGCCATTCAGTTTCATGGCGACGGCTTTTTTTGCCAAGGATTTGGAAATGCCCTGTGCGACGTCGACGCCACTCACGCCATCGTCATATTCACGAACAGATCCGTCGGGGAAAGTCAGATTGACCATAATCGTCTCCTGCTCAACTCCTGCCTACAACGCAGGTAAGCTGTCGGGTTTAAGAACCCGGATGTTTCATATAAGCGATTTATCAAAAGGCCAGTTCAAGCGGAGTTGCGCATCTCACCGTCGGGGACCCAACTTGGTCTCCGGATCAATGTGATCGCCACCCCAAAGGCCATATGTCCATGGTTTATACCACACCGAACCTTGAGGCAACCTTTCTGGCACAGGATCAAAGCCGCTATGCCCCAATGGATGGCATCGCATGATGCGCGCCAACCCCATCCAGCCGCCAGCCCAGAAACCGAACCGCCCGATGGCCTCTTCGGTGTAGCGCGAACAGGTTGGTTGGTAGCGGCAGGCCCGCCCCACAAAGGGGGAGAGGAAAATCTGGTAAAGCTTGATGAGCCCTATGGCGAGATATTTCATGCCCGGCCTTCAATTTGCTCGAAGGCATCCACCACCGCATCAAAGACAAGAAGTGTGGAGGCATGCCGAGCCGGATAGTCGCGCACGGGCTGAAGGAATTTCAGATCGTCCCATTTGCCGGCTGGCGGATCACCAGCCTCCCGCAACATGGCCTGCATCTGCGCGCGTAACTGGCGCAACTCTTCCAGATCGGAGCCAAGAATGTGCCGACCAACCACGGAGGCCGCAGCCTGTCCCAGTGCGCAGGCATTCACCGCCTGTCCGAATGCAGCCACCTTGCCATCCTCAACCACCAGATCAACCTCAATCGTGGAGCCGCACAGTTTGCTATGCGCCTTGGAAGAAGCCATGGGAGCCGGTAGTCGCTCAAGCTGAGGAATATTCCCTGCAAATTCGAGAATTTTGTGATTATAAACATCGTCTAACATGGGAATTCTCTCTTCTGCTGCTGAGTAGCGATCCAAAACTCGCATTCCTCCCTATAACGACTATATAGGTATAAAAACAAGAAAAGCAGACCCCCAAATCGGAATTGGTGAAAGATGTAGGAATCGATGAAAATCTAGGTTACAACATAACATTGCCACCGAGATAGGATTTCCTACTGACAAATTGGAAAAAAAGTGCATGATGGCGCAACCGGGAGATAGGTTCGTGGGCGATTGCGCTCCATTGAGAAAAGGCGGACACATCTGTGATGGATATGATTGTCGAACCCAGCGGCTCCGCTGGCGATAAGGCAGAAGAGGGGCAAGATAACGCCTTGAAAAACAACAAGCAAAAACAACTGCAAGCAGTGGCCAACCTGGAAGAACAGGCAGATGACTGGGCATTGACAAAACGCCCCTCCCGTCAGGAAGCCGAAGAGGCCGTACGCACCCTGATCAAATGGATTGGCGACGACCCTGAGCGCGAAGGCCTGATCGATACACCCAAGCGAGTCGTCAAGGCCTATGAAGAGCTTTACCGCGGTTACAGGGAAGACCCTGCAGAACCTCTCGGGCGCACCTTCGAAGAAGTGAACGGCTACGAAGACATGGTTCTCTTGCGCGATGTGGAATTCTTCTCGGCATGCGAGCATCACATGGTGCCCTTCGTCGGCAAGGCCCATATCGCCTATTATCCCTCAAAAGGGGTTGTCGGTCTTTCCAAGCTTGCCCGCCTCATCGACGCTTTCGCGCGTCGCTTGCAGACACAGGAAAGCCTCACCGAACAGATCATCGAAACGATAGAAACGACGCTGGCTCCGCGCGGTATCGCTTTGCTCATCGAAGCTGAACATATGTGCATGACCATGCGCGGCGTGCGCAAACGGGGTGCATCCACGGTGACGACCCGCTTCACCGGCGTATTCGCCGAAGATGTAGACAAGCAGAACCGCTTCATGAGCCTTACCGGAGAATGCCGGGGCTAAAGCCTTGTTATACCTCCTGAACGGGAGGGAATGACAAGAGCCAACAAGCAAATCGTTCGCATGAAAGAGGGGCCATCAGCCCCTTTTCTCATAGTAGATTTTTCGTTCATTGGGGCAAAGCCCCACCGCATCCATAAAAAAACGAGGTGTGCCATGACGTCTCCTTTTGCCACGCGCACGGGAAAAAGCAACGACGAGATCGAGCTTGGAACCGACTTTGCTCCCAAATTCGACGATAAAGGCCTGATCGCTTGCATCGTGACCGATAGTGATAGCGGTGACGTGGTGATGTTTGCCTATATGAATGAGGCAAGCCTGCGCCTGACACTGGAAACCAAGGAAGCGCATTACTGGAGCCGGTCAAGACAGGAGCTCTGGCACAAGGGCGCCACCAGCGGCAATGTGCAGGATGTCATCGAGCTGAGAACCGATTGTGATCAGGATGCTATCTGGATCAAGGTGCGCACGCGCGGAGCAACGGCCAATTGCCATCAGGGCTATAAGTCATGCTTCTATCGTTCAGCAGAGCTAAAAAATGGCGCACCGCATCTGACCTTCAAAGAAGACAAGCCCCTCTTTGATCCAAAGGACGTCTATAAGAAATAGAGTCGCACTTGACGTCAGATTTCCCTGCGGACAGGCCGACGCTTCGGCCTATCCCGTATGCTCCTTACCCGGCAGCAATATAGGCGCGCATATCTTCCGCTTCGCGTTCAGTTTCTTCGATGCGGAATTTGACCACGTCGCCAATGGACACCAGTCCGGCAATCTTGTCGCCATTCAGAACCGGCATATGGCGGAACCGTCCGGTCGTCATGCGAGACATGACAGAGGCAATGGTTTCCTCTTCCGAACAACTCATCACATCTGCAGTCATGAACTCACTGGCAGGCCGCAATAGAGCGGATCCGCCATGATGGCTCAGAGCCCGCACAATATCGCGTTCAGATAGGATGCCGCACAGCGTGTCTTCTTTGGCAATCAGAATTGCCCCAACGCCGTTGTCGCGCAGCAACTTGACCGCATCCATCAAAGTGGTGTCCGGCTCGGTTTTAAATACAGCCCGTCCCTTTTGATTGAGAATCGTGGCAATCGTCATAAATCGGGTCTCCCTTCAGCTAAAGGTTGCTCAATTGCATGACTTGCCCGTGATATTTCATGCAAACCACAAGCATGTTCATGTCTCTGGGTCCCAAAGTGTCCGTTATGTTGTCGTTCATGGCAAGATCGCCAGCCCAAGACTTAAGCATAACGCGCTCTTTGCGCTATGGCGGTGCAAGCTGCCCAGACCACCCGATTATCAAGAACAAGGGCAGAATTCTGCGAAGAATCCTGCCCTTTTGTTCAATACTACCCTTTTCACAAAGCGTCACTTGATCACTTTAAGGTGATCGGGTCGCTTCTTTGGCGGATCCTTTTTCGGCGGTTTTGGCTTGCGCGGAGGCCGCGAATAGGGATCGAGATAGGGGAACACCAGCAGCCCGGCGATAAATCCACCCAGATGTGCTTCCCACGCGATGGTTGCTCCACCGCCCAGAATCGAGAACATCCCGAACACCAGATTGAGCACCAGCCAGATGCCCAGAAAGCCCATCGCCTGCGGGTTACGCCGCAAACCCTTAAGGCTCAAGCACGGATAGCGATTGACGCCCTGCAAACCGGAAAAGCCCCCCATGCCGCCATTGAACGCAAAGCGCGCGGAGGCAGCCATGGCGCCCGACAAGACGGCAGAAACCCCGACCAGCGGAGCCTGACTGCCAAAATGAATAATCAGATGCACAAGAGCACCCGCCGCTGCGGTAATCACAAAGAAGATAGCGAAATTGAGGTTGCCAATGCGTCGGACAATCACGGTCGCGAAGATCATCATCCAGACCACATTGAGGATGACATGCATCCAGCCACCATGCAGGAAGGCGTAGGTGACGAAGGTCCAGATATCCCCCCAAACCCCACCAGGGAAAGAAAAGACCTGAGCCGCAGTGCCATAACGGACCGGCAAAAAGGAAAAGCTCAGAAGCAGCCACTCTCTCTGGTCAAAAGAAAGAAAGAAGGACTGCGCTGCCTGAATGGCAAGCATGATACCGGCCAGCACCATGACGAATGTGGGCAGATTGAACATGGGCTCTTTTGGGGGCGTCATACCTGGTGGCATTTGCCATGAGCCGCGCGGTTGCAAGGCCATAGGGGTTCCTTTTCTCTTTCCAAAACTGTTCCCATAGAAATAAGGCAGATAGACGCCCCATCAAGGCATGGGCGCTTGGGAAGCGTTCTGCTTCCACCTTTTTAGCCAAAGAATCTTAATAGCTGCGGAAGGTGGCAATCATTTGGACAAAAAAAAGCCATCCGTCGATCTTGCGATCACGAGGATGGCCGGGGTTCCCGAAGATTCGGGGAGTCATCAAAGAGCCGAGGCATCAGACTATAGGAGT from uncultured Cohaesibacter sp. carries:
- the thrS gene encoding threonine--tRNA ligase; the encoded protein is MVNLTFPDGSVREYDDGVSGVDVAQGISKSLAKKAVAMKLNGELADLADPIAADAKIEIVTRTDDDALELIRHDAAHVMAEAVQELFPGTQVTIGPVITDGFYYDFARDEPFTTEELELIEKKMAEIIDRNAPFTKEVWSRDVAKKHFSDKGESYKVELVDAIPEGEDVKIYRQGEWLDLCRGPHMVSTGHIGKAFKLMKVAGAYWRGDSNNAMLSRIYGTAWASEKDLKAYLTRLEEAEKRDHRKLGREMDLFHFQEEAPGSVFWHDKGWTLFQSLITYMRRRQRSWDYKEVNSPDMMERTLWEQSGHWEKFGENMFTTKTPDERIFCCKPMNCPGHVQIFKNGLKSYRDLPLKLAEFGKVHRYEPSGALHGMMRVRSFTQDDAHVFCGEDQITEVCVDLHQQIMSIYHDFGFTDIRVKFSDRPEKRVGSDAVWDAAENALKTAIDAAGQEWTLNPGEGAFYGPKLEYVLRDAIGRDWQCGTVQVDLNLPGRLGAFYIDTDGNKVHPVMIHRALFGSLERFTGILIEHYAGHFPLWLAPLQVVVATITSEADDYAREVAKKLTAAGLNVETDLRNEKINYKVREHSLAKVPALLVCGKKEEEEQSVSIRRLGSKHQTSMPLGEAIASLVDEAIAPDLRRAMEAAKAEAAE
- the yidD gene encoding membrane protein insertion efficiency factor YidD, which gives rise to MKYLAIGLIKLYQIFLSPFVGRACRYQPTCSRYTEEAIGRFGFWAGGWMGLARIMRCHPLGHSGFDPVPERLPQGSVWYKPWTYGLWGGDHIDPETKLGPRR
- a CDS encoding iron-sulfur cluster assembly scaffold protein translates to MLDDVYNHKILEFAGNIPQLERLPAPMASSKAHSKLCGSTIEVDLVVEDGKVAAFGQAVNACALGQAAASVVGRHILGSDLEELRQLRAQMQAMLREAGDPPAGKWDDLKFLQPVRDYPARHASTLLVFDAVVDAFEQIEGRA
- the folE gene encoding GTP cyclohydrolase I FolE — its product is MMDMIVEPSGSAGDKAEEGQDNALKNNKQKQLQAVANLEEQADDWALTKRPSRQEAEEAVRTLIKWIGDDPEREGLIDTPKRVVKAYEELYRGYREDPAEPLGRTFEEVNGYEDMVLLRDVEFFSACEHHMVPFVGKAHIAYYPSKGVVGLSKLARLIDAFARRLQTQESLTEQIIETIETTLAPRGIALLIEAEHMCMTMRGVRKRGASTVTTRFTGVFAEDVDKQNRFMSLTGECRG
- the hisI gene encoding phosphoribosyl-AMP cyclohydrolase, coding for MTSPFATRTGKSNDEIELGTDFAPKFDDKGLIACIVTDSDSGDVVMFAYMNEASLRLTLETKEAHYWSRSRQELWHKGATSGNVQDVIELRTDCDQDAIWIKVRTRGATANCHQGYKSCFYRSAELKNGAPHLTFKEDKPLFDPKDVYKK
- a CDS encoding CBS domain-containing protein translates to MTIATILNQKGRAVFKTEPDTTLMDAVKLLRDNGVGAILIAKEDTLCGILSERDIVRALSHHGGSALLRPASEFMTADVMSCSEEETIASVMSRMTTGRFRHMPVLNGDKIAGLVSIGDVVKFRIEETEREAEDMRAYIAAG
- a CDS encoding rhomboid family intramembrane serine protease, encoding MALQPRGSWQMPPGMTPPKEPMFNLPTFVMVLAGIMLAIQAAQSFFLSFDQREWLLLSFSFLPVRYGTAAQVFSFPGGVWGDIWTFVTYAFLHGGWMHVILNVVWMMIFATVIVRRIGNLNFAIFFVITAAAGALVHLIIHFGSQAPLVGVSAVLSGAMAASARFAFNGGMGGFSGLQGVNRYPCLSLKGLRRNPQAMGFLGIWLVLNLVFGMFSILGGGATIAWEAHLGGFIAGLLVFPYLDPYSRPPRKPKPPKKDPPKKRPDHLKVIK